The Methanolacinia petrolearia DSM 11571 genome has a segment encoding these proteins:
- a CDS encoding ABC transporter permease codes for MKFGFLNIYKRDMTRFFRFKHQLFSSLLQPALWLGFFGMAMAGNFDRILGGTGEAVSGTMSVDYLTFMCAGVIAATILFTNIFGGFILLFDKNWGIFREILASPMSRKDIIIGIAMSGITKSWIQAIIVIVFGLILGVAFFTGKGPFGIIFSLAGILLFIALFSIAFISLSAIIALKMDSPEGFQGISTLLTMPLFFVSNALYPATGLPVVLQQIAEVNPLTHLTAGIRYFAIGGDFTAIGMHFVYTTTDMLVSLGYLALFAGVIFAIAWRVVDKVVIT; via the coding sequence ATGAAATTCGGATTTCTGAATATCTACAAAAGGGACATGACAAGGTTCTTCAGGTTCAAGCACCAGCTCTTCTCGTCCCTTCTCCAGCCTGCGTTATGGCTCGGGTTCTTCGGGATGGCGATGGCGGGCAACTTCGACCGGATTCTCGGGGGTACCGGGGAAGCCGTTTCCGGCACTATGAGCGTCGATTACCTGACGTTCATGTGTGCGGGAGTTATTGCCGCGACGATCCTGTTTACGAATATATTCGGCGGGTTCATTCTTTTATTCGATAAAAACTGGGGAATTTTCAGGGAGATCCTGGCGAGCCCGATGTCGAGGAAGGATATAATCATAGGGATCGCGATGTCCGGGATTACGAAATCATGGATACAGGCGATTATAGTCATAGTATTCGGCCTGATCCTCGGGGTGGCCTTCTTCACCGGCAAAGGCCCCTTCGGGATAATATTCTCGCTTGCAGGAATACTGCTGTTCATAGCATTGTTCTCGATTGCGTTCATATCCCTGTCGGCGATTATTGCACTGAAGATGGACTCGCCCGAAGGTTTCCAGGGGATCTCGACTCTCCTTACGATGCCGCTCTTCTTCGTCTCTAATGCTCTGTATCCGGCGACCGGACTTCCCGTGGTGCTCCAGCAGATAGCGGAGGTCAACCCGCTGACGCATCTTACGGCCGGGATCAGGTACTTCGCAATAGGCGGCGATTTCACTGCAATCGGGATGCATTTTGTCTATACTACAACGGACATGCTGGTTTCACTGGGATACCTGGCGCTTTTTGCAGGAGTCATATTCGCAATCGCCTGGAGAGTTGTCGATAAGGTAGTAATCACGTAG
- a CDS encoding ATP-binding cassette domain-containing protein, with protein sequence MEGSVIIDVEGLSHSYGDLRAVDNISFSVKSGEIFSFLGPNGAGKSTAINVLITLLPLQKGKVAIAGHDLGSEPKAVRNSIGIVFQEITLDRDMTVNETLEFHGNLYSMEKKEIDSRIEELLTLVELHDKKDVLTKNLSGGMKRRLEIARGLMTRPAVLFLDEPTIGLDPQTRRKTWEYLRAVNEEGTTIFLTTHYMDEADLLSDRISIIDHGRIIASGTPEELKNSLGEDIICLETPERKRAEEAIRVNGDIKSISENEDGLVIMTEKDGAHILPELIAGLNTDGIKITAVNLKKPSMDDVFMHYTGSALRE encoded by the coding sequence ATGGAAGGTTCAGTTATCATTGACGTGGAAGGACTATCACACAGCTACGGCGATCTCAGGGCAGTGGATAATATAAGCTTCAGTGTGAAGTCGGGCGAAATTTTCTCCTTTCTCGGACCCAACGGGGCGGGAAAGAGTACTGCAATAAACGTCCTCATAACTCTTCTTCCCCTGCAGAAAGGAAAGGTCGCAATTGCAGGCCACGACCTCGGCAGCGAACCCAAGGCGGTAAGGAACTCGATAGGCATCGTATTCCAGGAGATCACCCTCGACCGGGATATGACCGTAAACGAGACTCTTGAATTCCATGGAAATCTCTATTCGATGGAAAAGAAGGAGATAGATTCTAGAATCGAAGAGCTCCTCACCCTCGTCGAACTCCATGACAAAAAGGATGTTCTGACAAAGAATCTCTCCGGCGGAATGAAAAGGCGTCTTGAGATCGCAAGAGGGCTCATGACACGCCCGGCGGTTTTATTTCTGGACGAGCCGACGATCGGCCTCGATCCCCAGACCCGGAGAAAGACATGGGAGTATCTCAGGGCGGTCAACGAGGAAGGAACCACGATCTTCCTTACTACTCATTACATGGACGAAGCGGACCTGCTCTCGGACAGGATATCGATAATCGACCACGGCAGGATCATCGCATCGGGAACCCCGGAAGAACTGAAAAACAGCCTCGGCGAGGACATAATCTGCCTTGAAACTCCGGAACGCAAACGTGCGGAGGAAGCGATCCGGGTCAATGGCGATATTAAGTCGATATCCGAGAATGAAGACGGGCTCGTGATAATGACGGAGAAAGACGGTGCACATATTCTGCCTGAACTGATCGCCGGGCTCAACACTGACGGGATCAAAATAACGGCGGTGAACCTGAAAAAACCGTCGATGGACGACGTATTCATGCACTATACCGGGAGTGCACTGAGGGAGTGA
- a CDS encoding universal stress protein gives MLRKILVACDGSLQSEKALIAAIEDCMAEDSELHIVHIMNIKKFSAIDSESSYDGVESPHDISRKFLEKNRDETVNMIDRVCRGRDMIYTLHVKGGDPRHEIIDLAAETSADLIVMGSTGKGLGSRILLGSVSAYVSVHSPVSALIVK, from the coding sequence ATGCTTAGGAAAATACTTGTTGCGTGCGACGGTTCGCTCCAGTCGGAAAAGGCCCTTATTGCGGCAATCGAAGACTGTATGGCCGAGGACTCCGAACTGCATATAGTCCATATAATGAATATCAAAAAATTCAGTGCAATCGATTCCGAGTCCTCCTATGACGGAGTCGAATCCCCGCACGACATCAGCAGGAAGTTCCTTGAAAAGAACAGGGATGAGACCGTGAATATGATCGACCGGGTATGCAGGGGGAGAGACATGATCTACACCCTCCATGTAAAAGGCGGAGATCCCAGGCACGAGATAATCGATCTCGCAGCAGAGACCAGCGCCGACCTGATCGTCATGGGCTCTACGGGAAAAGGACTGGGGAGCAGGATTCTGCTCGGAAGTGTCTCCGCGTATGTCTCGGTTCACAGCCCCGTCTCAGCGCTTATAGTCAAATAG
- a CDS encoding PAS domain S-box protein, whose product MTIRVLVVDDEEGMLRSYRRILKTLNYEICGTARNNEEAVKAACETVPDVIIMDVSLGGSKSDGIDAAREINSFLEVPVIFVSAFGNTADTERIVEPWSYGFIKKPFDLIEIQSSIELAVNKYRTFKYERELLKKDSILKAVNSAATLFLSKEPFEESLRKTIELIGRAVESRYICLYQNLGNADEVKGATCNYKWFAGSRSEPENSPCSDIVYDESYSGFKESLFRGDIIMYPGCDEGPEEVIFPFNVPVPVINIPIFCGTFWWGFLSIGMGDSEGSGMDVEMEALVTAASILGSALNQKRMNDALMKREEEYRSLYKMMRLVCDNVPDAIWVKGKDRRYTFVNRTFAEDFIKTEDTDEPLGKGIEYFAERERALHSGDECWLNIDEGAFEADSKVLESGISLNTESRYYIYGEQKHLDVYRAPFYDDEGNLVGVVGCARDETKRKNIEDNLRELNERFETFMNALPGHAFIKSPCGVITYVNSNNSLGDGLYAEDWIGKNEKDILYNLDPSDIIESDRKALESGFHNRVERIALDGGEERIYNILKFPIESENEGKQVGGIVFDITDRILAEESLLRSEELSSILVSQMPVIVWTTDSDLKISYAVGNSLKNIGFTPESIRGFSFAEILREVADNLNAPVDETVDSYSAALHGESFVLESSFRGRELYIYVQPFRDKNGRITGTAGLAYDITDNKIAEKALLESEERYRRLVESIKVKIVIAQDERIVYANRCFFDFLGITPEHLDKTSFGDLVCPEDLERVKNYHKGRISGEKDLPSNYRISCYSRDGELRLHDLTVSLITWNGKPATLNILIDIEDENRTKEELEKSLHEKILLLEEVHHRVKNNLALINSLLMMQIRNIDHARVREGLLMARTRIFSIAAVHEGLYRSDSISSIPAKEHFKKIGEEILENYDPGHRLALEIDGDDVELSLALATPISLVINELLINAIKYAYPGGEEGIISISLVNRGDSIELRLKDEGVGIPGDFVLEDAKSLGLSLVRNIITSQLEGSISLDPGKGTEWIIEVPFES is encoded by the coding sequence ATGACAATCAGGGTTCTTGTAGTCGACGACGAGGAAGGGATGCTCAGGAGTTACAGGAGAATCCTTAAGACCCTGAACTACGAGATCTGCGGAACCGCCCGAAATAACGAGGAGGCCGTAAAGGCCGCATGCGAGACTGTACCGGACGTAATCATCATGGATGTCTCTCTCGGCGGGAGCAAGTCGGATGGAATAGACGCCGCAAGGGAGATCAACTCGTTCCTTGAAGTTCCGGTAATTTTTGTAAGCGCATTTGGAAATACTGCGGATACCGAAAGGATTGTCGAGCCGTGGTCTTACGGTTTTATCAAGAAGCCCTTCGATCTCATCGAGATCCAGAGCAGCATCGAGCTCGCCGTCAATAAATACCGCACATTCAAGTACGAAAGAGAGCTCCTGAAGAAGGACAGCATACTGAAGGCCGTAAACAGTGCGGCGACTCTGTTCCTTTCGAAAGAACCGTTCGAGGAAAGCCTTAGAAAGACGATCGAGCTTATCGGCAGGGCCGTCGAGTCGCGTTACATCTGCCTGTACCAGAACCTGGGAAATGCCGACGAGGTAAAAGGAGCGACATGCAACTATAAATGGTTCGCGGGAAGCAGGAGCGAACCGGAGAACTCCCCCTGCAGCGACATCGTCTATGACGAATCCTACTCCGGCTTCAAAGAATCCCTCTTCAGGGGAGACATAATAATGTACCCCGGCTGCGACGAAGGCCCGGAAGAGGTAATTTTTCCGTTTAACGTCCCCGTCCCGGTGATAAATATACCAATCTTCTGCGGGACCTTCTGGTGGGGCTTTCTCTCCATCGGGATGGGCGACAGCGAAGGGTCCGGGATGGACGTGGAGATGGAGGCGCTCGTTACGGCGGCGAGCATTCTCGGTTCAGCCTTAAACCAGAAGAGAATGAACGACGCCCTGATGAAACGGGAGGAGGAATACAGGAGTCTCTATAAGATGATGAGACTCGTCTGTGACAATGTCCCCGATGCGATCTGGGTGAAGGGCAAGGACCGCAGGTATACTTTTGTCAACAGGACGTTCGCCGAAGACTTCATTAAAACGGAAGATACCGACGAACCCCTGGGAAAAGGTATCGAATATTTTGCAGAAAGAGAGCGTGCTTTGCATTCCGGTGACGAATGCTGGCTCAATATCGACGAAGGAGCCTTCGAAGCCGATTCAAAAGTCCTGGAATCCGGAATAAGCCTCAACACGGAATCCCGGTATTACATCTACGGGGAGCAGAAGCATCTCGATGTCTACAGGGCGCCCTTCTACGACGATGAAGGAAACCTCGTCGGCGTCGTCGGCTGTGCAAGGGACGAGACGAAACGAAAGAATATCGAGGACAATCTCAGGGAGTTAAACGAACGGTTCGAGACATTCATGAACGCTCTTCCCGGGCATGCGTTCATCAAATCCCCGTGCGGTGTCATAACTTACGTAAACTCCAACAACTCGCTCGGGGACGGGTTGTATGCGGAGGACTGGATCGGAAAGAACGAGAAAGATATCCTCTACAACCTCGATCCTTCCGATATCATTGAATCCGACAGGAAGGCCCTGGAGAGCGGTTTCCACAACAGGGTCGAAAGAATCGCGCTCGATGGAGGAGAGGAGCGGATCTACAATATTCTTAAATTTCCCATCGAATCGGAGAACGAGGGAAAACAGGTCGGCGGGATCGTATTCGATATTACCGACAGGATTCTCGCCGAGGAATCTCTCCTGCGAAGCGAAGAACTCTCCTCCATTCTTGTCAGCCAGATGCCTGTAATTGTATGGACAACCGACTCCGACCTGAAGATCAGTTACGCCGTCGGCAACTCGCTGAAAAATATCGGCTTTACACCGGAGTCCATACGCGGATTCTCATTTGCCGAGATACTCCGTGAAGTTGCCGACAACCTGAACGCACCGGTCGACGAAACTGTCGATTCGTACTCCGCCGCCCTTCATGGCGAGTCGTTTGTCCTTGAATCGAGCTTCAGGGGCAGGGAATTATACATCTATGTCCAGCCGTTCAGGGATAAAAACGGCAGGATCACCGGAACGGCCGGCCTTGCCTACGACATAACCGACAATAAGATTGCCGAGAAGGCGCTGTTGGAAAGCGAGGAGAGATACAGGCGGCTTGTCGAGAGCATCAAGGTAAAGATCGTAATTGCACAGGACGAAAGAATCGTCTATGCAAACAGGTGTTTCTTCGATTTCCTCGGGATCACCCCGGAACACCTGGATAAAACTTCTTTTGGCGACCTTGTATGCCCGGAGGATCTCGAAAGAGTGAAAAATTATCATAAGGGGAGGATTTCAGGAGAGAAAGATCTTCCCTCGAACTACAGGATCTCGTGCTATTCCAGGGATGGGGAACTGAGGCTGCACGACCTCACCGTATCCCTCATAACGTGGAACGGGAAACCTGCGACACTCAACATTTTAATCGACATCGAGGATGAGAACCGCACGAAAGAGGAGCTTGAGAAATCCCTGCACGAAAAGATCCTTCTCCTTGAAGAGGTCCATCACAGGGTAAAGAACAACCTTGCACTGATCAACTCGCTCCTCATGATGCAGATAAGAAATATCGATCATGCGAGGGTCAGGGAAGGTCTCCTGATGGCGAGGACGAGGATCTTCTCGATAGCAGCCGTTCACGAGGGGCTTTACAGGTCCGATTCGATATCGAGCATACCTGCAAAGGAGCATTTCAAAAAGATCGGGGAGGAGATCCTGGAAAATTACGACCCCGGACACCGCCTGGCACTCGAGATCGACGGTGACGATGTGGAGCTCAGCCTGGCGCTCGCAACCCCGATCAGTCTTGTAATCAACGAACTTCTGATAAATGCAATAAAATATGCCTATCCCGGCGGTGAAGAAGGCATCATCTCGATCAGTCTTGTAAACAGGGGCGATTCAATAGAGCTGAGACTTAAGGACGAGGGAGTCGGAATTCCCGGTGACTTCGTTTTAGAGGATGCCAAATCACTCGGCCTCAGCCTTGTAAGAAACATAATCACTTCGCAGCTTGAAGGCAGCATCTCGCTTGACCCCGGCAAAGGGACGGAATGGATAATTGAAGTCCCGTTCGAATCCTAA
- a CDS encoding PAS domain S-box protein produces MDFAILLRQKQLFWLSIIALISFFMSEVVIFMLSGESFIVISQVIFFLIVLISLLVPEKSLIINVFIGFIYLIFSALSAGPDFYELVPSMVQFYVFISMSIIISRIILEVRYNEKKYYGLLENTTRGICIYDSEERSLVEKNHAFVYDPSIFFERARSVNPDFFGARIENAGKSSTFEIEYESADGEKLELLVFAERLFERYILFIVTDITESKRNVENSQIVSSLSNALLRGSNIGASSSFTSYAARNISDTCWVGIYLLNDEKNAYRLVSSHNLPEPFEKSFSTIDLGDRIGELIAGGDTVEIDSAALGIVPAEEEPHLQRSVLIVPVYMTNKPIGCIFAVTDKGKKFSESSKNSLNSIAHIFGSALKRINAEKEIIIAKSNLESLFESLDDFIFIYDNEGGIIHTNSTVSGKLGYTTRQLEEMNVAAIHSSPSFEVFDREIRSRISDKSITMPFNLVKSNGEKIPVEMKAVVGKWGDSEVFFVIDRDVTLRKKHEDEIRSRDAILDAVSIIAENFLRADAGADNISESLERLGKAADVASVCLFEVKWTLKDSYSPENVYKWVNDDNAFVPNVESLIRLSVFQEWRGMTTCPPEMDKVVYLDIESVSGEDRKIFETLNIKTLIAVILTVDGSFRGVMCLVESVKRIWSDIETEAIMIAGDIISSAIGRAETDEIFRIPIERSLVGVYHIQNFTFKYVNPKLAEIFGYTREEMLGDLNLVELVHPDYRQLLIDTVQSFKSSAIDGNGGTGGNIPDFHIDARGIKKDGTLNDVEIYGSMMLHSGKFSFIGMVMDITQRKEAERKLYESSEMLDLALKSTKLGIYDWNLRDDKLFYSDALFTMLGYSPEDYEEGRMSFDAIIHPDDKDEKKRKLRAHLEGKTPYYETEYRLRTKDGEWRWIAARGEVFERDSSGKAVRITGTHLDITERKNAEEKISHLNRVLKAVRNVNELIVRETDINNLINGASKLLVETRGYLDAWVILTDRYGSYLDSAGSGDREDVAEIIRKTKSGNPPKILVETLRTTEIVSLSRLMYPEGDPADEGELLCRRLDYGENVFGVVFGVIIISIPSGLSEDQEELGLFNELASDISFAIHDILLQNERKSYEEQILSSLEEKTVLLQEVHHRVKNNLQIISGLIKMQSRNVEDPSARDSLLRCENRIMAIAMVHEALYRSESLSDIHAREHFINLAQSLIDSLSFTEYKDIKLKTDIEIISLPINIAIPCSLIINEIISNAIKYAFTGRDSGEISLVFRSEDENYYLEVSDNGVGVPDDFDLDRSKSLGMRLVRRLAVEQLRGTAEIITGEGTRFIFIFPKHPEQGK; encoded by the coding sequence GTGGACTTTGCTATCCTCCTGAGACAGAAACAGCTTTTCTGGCTTTCAATAATCGCTTTAATCAGCTTCTTCATGTCGGAAGTAGTCATATTCATGCTCTCAGGCGAGTCCTTTATCGTAATATCCCAGGTAATTTTCTTTTTGATCGTATTGATCTCTCTCCTGGTTCCTGAAAAAAGTCTGATCATTAACGTGTTCATCGGATTCATATACCTGATCTTTTCGGCATTATCGGCAGGCCCGGATTTTTACGAGCTCGTTCCCTCGATGGTCCAGTTCTATGTATTCATAAGCATGAGCATAATCATCTCGCGGATAATTCTTGAGGTGCGTTATAACGAGAAGAAGTACTATGGGCTCCTGGAGAATACGACCCGTGGCATATGCATCTACGATTCCGAAGAGAGGAGCCTTGTCGAGAAGAACCACGCCTTCGTATACGATCCAAGTATCTTCTTTGAACGGGCCAGGAGCGTCAACCCGGATTTCTTCGGGGCCCGCATTGAAAACGCAGGTAAATCCTCGACATTTGAGATAGAATACGAATCGGCGGACGGGGAGAAGCTCGAACTGCTGGTATTCGCCGAGAGGCTCTTTGAGAGATATATTCTTTTTATTGTAACTGATATCACTGAAAGCAAGAGGAATGTGGAGAACAGCCAGATTGTAAGTTCGCTCAGCAATGCCTTATTAAGAGGCTCCAATATCGGTGCATCGTCTTCTTTCACCTCATATGCGGCAAGAAACATCTCGGATACATGCTGGGTTGGAATATACCTCCTGAATGATGAAAAAAATGCTTACAGGCTGGTATCATCACATAATCTCCCCGAACCGTTTGAAAAATCTTTTTCGACGATAGATTTGGGGGATAGAATAGGGGAGCTTATCGCAGGCGGAGATACCGTTGAGATCGATTCCGCCGCCCTCGGGATCGTTCCGGCAGAAGAAGAACCACATCTCCAAAGAAGTGTCCTGATAGTCCCCGTATATATGACGAACAAACCGATAGGATGCATTTTTGCCGTAACCGATAAGGGAAAGAAGTTCTCAGAGTCGTCGAAAAATTCCCTCAACTCGATCGCACATATCTTCGGAAGCGCCCTTAAGAGGATAAACGCGGAAAAGGAGATAATAATCGCCAAGAGCAACCTAGAATCACTGTTCGAATCCCTTGACGACTTCATATTCATCTATGACAATGAGGGCGGAATAATCCATACGAATTCCACAGTCTCCGGGAAACTCGGCTATACCACACGCCAGCTTGAAGAAATGAACGTAGCGGCGATACATAGCAGTCCGTCATTCGAAGTGTTCGACAGGGAGATCAGGTCACGTATCTCGGATAAATCTATTACAATGCCCTTCAACCTGGTGAAGAGCAACGGCGAGAAGATCCCCGTCGAGATGAAGGCAGTGGTCGGCAAGTGGGGTGATTCCGAGGTATTTTTTGTAATAGACCGCGACGTGACCCTGAGAAAGAAGCATGAAGACGAGATAAGGTCAAGGGATGCAATTCTTGATGCGGTCAGTATTATTGCCGAAAACTTCCTCAGGGCCGATGCAGGGGCTGACAACATCAGCGAGAGTCTTGAAAGACTCGGAAAGGCCGCCGATGTGGCTTCGGTATGCCTGTTCGAGGTAAAATGGACCCTCAAGGATTCGTATTCACCGGAGAACGTGTATAAGTGGGTCAATGACGACAATGCGTTTGTTCCCAACGTTGAATCTCTAATCCGGCTCAGCGTATTCCAGGAATGGCGCGGCATGACAACATGTCCTCCTGAAATGGATAAGGTCGTGTATCTCGATATCGAATCCGTCTCCGGTGAGGACAGAAAGATCTTCGAAACACTGAACATAAAGACCCTGATTGCTGTCATCCTGACAGTTGACGGCTCGTTCAGGGGGGTAATGTGCCTTGTTGAGAGCGTGAAAAGGATCTGGTCCGACATCGAAACGGAGGCCATAATGATTGCAGGCGATATCATCTCGTCTGCAATCGGGCGGGCGGAGACAGACGAGATCTTCAGGATTCCGATCGAAAGATCCCTTGTCGGTGTTTACCATATCCAGAATTTCACCTTCAAGTACGTCAACCCGAAGCTTGCCGAGATCTTCGGATATACCCGTGAAGAGATGCTCGGGGACCTAAATCTCGTCGAACTGGTACACCCGGATTACAGGCAGCTGCTTATCGATACCGTTCAAAGTTTCAAATCTTCGGCAATAGATGGAAACGGAGGAACCGGTGGGAATATCCCCGATTTTCATATCGATGCCCGCGGTATTAAGAAAGATGGCACTCTCAATGACGTAGAGATCTACGGGAGCATGATGCTCCACAGTGGAAAGTTCTCTTTTATCGGGATGGTCATGGACATCACCCAGAGAAAAGAAGCCGAAAGGAAACTGTATGAAAGCTCCGAGATGCTCGACCTGGCACTCAAAAGCACCAAACTCGGGATCTACGACTGGAATCTCAGGGACGACAAATTATTCTACAGTGATGCCTTATTCACCATGCTCGGGTATTCGCCTGAGGACTATGAAGAAGGCAGGATGTCTTTCGACGCGATCATACACCCCGACGACAAGGATGAAAAGAAGCGTAAACTCAGGGCCCATCTCGAAGGAAAGACTCCATACTATGAGACGGAGTACCGCCTGAGGACGAAGGACGGGGAATGGCGGTGGATCGCAGCACGCGGCGAGGTCTTCGAACGTGATTCTTCAGGCAAAGCCGTGCGAATCACCGGAACGCACCTCGATATTACGGAAAGAAAGAACGCGGAAGAGAAGATCAGCCACTTAAACAGGGTACTCAAAGCCGTAAGAAACGTAAACGAACTGATCGTGAGGGAGACCGACATCAATAATCTGATAAACGGCGCATCGAAACTTCTCGTGGAAACGAGGGGATACCTGGATGCCTGGGTCATCCTTACCGACCGGTACGGGTCGTACCTGGACTCCGCAGGCTCCGGCGACCGGGAGGATGTGGCCGAGATTATCCGGAAGACGAAATCAGGGAATCCTCCCAAGATCCTTGTCGAGACCCTCAGGACCACTGAGATCGTGTCGCTCTCAAGACTCATGTACCCTGAAGGCGATCCGGCCGACGAGGGCGAACTGTTATGCCGCCGTCTCGATTACGGGGAGAACGTATTCGGCGTGGTATTCGGTGTCATTATCATCTCGATCCCCTCAGGGCTCTCTGAAGACCAGGAGGAACTGGGACTATTCAACGAACTTGCAAGCGATATCTCCTTTGCAATTCACGATATCCTGCTCCAGAACGAGAGGAAGAGCTACGAGGAGCAGATACTCAGCTCCCTTGAAGAGAAGACCGTTCTCCTGCAGGAAGTTCATCACAGGGTGAAGAACAATCTCCAGATAATCTCGGGCTTAATCAAGATGCAGTCACGCAACGTCGAAGACCCGTCGGCCCGCGATTCTCTTCTCAGGTGCGAGAACAGGATAATGGCAATCGCGATGGTCCACGAGGCCCTTTACAGGTCGGAGAGCCTCTCCGATATCCACGCGAGGGAGCATTTCATAAATCTTGCCCAGAGCCTGATCGATTCGCTCTCTTTTACGGAATACAAGGATATCAAACTTAAAACCGATATAGAGATAATCAGCCTGCCGATAAATATCGCCATACCGTGCAGTCTGATTATCAACGAGATTATATCCAACGCGATAAAGTATGCATTTACAGGCAGGGATTCCGGTGAGATCTCGCTCGTGTTCAGGAGTGAAGACGAAAATTATTATCTCGAGGTCTCTGACAACGGTGTAGGCGTACCGGACGACTTCGACCTCGACAGATCCAAATCCCTCGGCATGCGGCTTGTCCGGAGGCTTGCCGTCGAACAGCTCAGGGGTACGGCCGAGATAATCACCGGGGAAGGGACAAGGTTTATCTTTATATTCCCCAAACATCCCGAGCAAGGGAAGTGA
- a CDS encoding response regulator yields MILLAEDKKRILVVEDEGIVAMTLEDSLFNLGYEVAGTADDSRSAIELAEKEKPDLILMDIRLRGDIDGIETVERINEKMDVPVIFLTAHSDEETLSRMLKTRPYGFLVKPFREKELYANIEAAIARHRLSKK; encoded by the coding sequence GTGATCCTGTTGGCAGAGGATAAAAAGAGAATTCTTGTTGTTGAAGATGAAGGGATCGTGGCGATGACACTCGAGGACTCGCTCTTCAATCTCGGGTATGAGGTCGCCGGAACAGCAGACGACAGCCGTTCGGCAATCGAGCTTGCCGAAAAGGAGAAGCCCGATCTCATATTGATGGATATCAGGCTCAGGGGAGATATCGACGGTATAGAGACTGTCGAAAGAATAAACGAAAAGATGGACGTACCCGTGATCTTTCTTACCGCACATTCGGATGAGGAGACCTTGTCGCGAATGCTGAAGACCCGACCGTACGGATTCCTGGTAAAACCGTTCAGGGAAAAAGAGCTCTACGCTAATATCGAGGCTGCAATAGCCAGGCACAGGCTTTCCAAAAAATAA
- a CDS encoding ATP-binding response regulator: protein MSGKRILVVEDEVMVAMTLEDTLEALGYEVAGTVDNGRDAIRLAAEKKPDLILMDIRIRGDIDGIETADRISGSMDIPVVFLTAHSDEQTLMRALKTQPYGFLIKPFRERELYSNIEMAIHKHRVLKTRNRDGGTEKESPSPYGTAVEAGPAISRLHEKETVEVGTDTERLKNHVFESIQNPLFVLNGNMKIVLYNRKFAELCVFFNISESTFRASAEKAGIFPLFGSTNDFMTTFTEGRENFSTLEVMTGEIGHTLKITKIPVKEGHMVAYVMAVIEDITYEKMLEDSGELYHKTAEGIINLSHELKGILKGHEDPRLNEIADTSDDLVLEFARTDEEWLKIKEMRDLKKIWDL, encoded by the coding sequence ATGAGCGGTAAAAGGATTCTTGTTGTTGAAGATGAAGTTATGGTGGCAATGACGCTCGAGGACACTCTTGAAGCTCTCGGGTACGAGGTTGCAGGAACCGTAGACAACGGCAGGGACGCAATCAGGCTGGCTGCCGAGAAGAAGCCCGATCTTATACTGATGGATATCAGGATAAGAGGAGATATCGACGGCATAGAGACCGCCGACAGGATATCCGGGTCGATGGACATCCCGGTCGTCTTCCTTACAGCTCATTCCGACGAACAGACCCTTATGCGGGCTCTCAAGACCCAGCCTTACGGGTTCCTGATAAAGCCCTTCCGCGAGAGGGAGCTTTATTCCAATATCGAGATGGCGATACACAAGCACAGGGTGCTAAAGACCAGGAACCGGGATGGAGGGACTGAAAAGGAATCGCCGTCACCATACGGGACCGCCGTCGAAGCGGGACCGGCGATTTCCCGTCTTCATGAAAAGGAAACGGTCGAGGTGGGGACCGATACCGAACGCCTGAAAAATCATGTTTTCGAATCTATTCAAAACCCGCTGTTCGTATTGAACGGCAATATGAAGATCGTATTATACAACAGGAAGTTCGCCGAGCTTTGCGTCTTCTTCAATATATCCGAGTCCACCTTCAGGGCTTCTGCCGAAAAGGCAGGAATTTTTCCGCTCTTCGGGTCTACAAACGACTTCATGACCACATTTACCGAAGGCAGGGAGAACTTCTCAACCCTGGAGGTCATGACGGGGGAGATCGGGCACACCCTGAAGATTACAAAAATCCCTGTAAAAGAAGGCCATATGGTTGCATACGTGATGGCGGTTATCGAAGACATCACCTATGAAAAGATGCTCGAAGACTCGGGCGAACTCTATCATAAGACCGCCGAAGGCATAATAAACCTCTCCCACGAGTTAAAGGGAATCCTCAAAGGTCATGAAGACCCCCGCCTGAACGAGATCGCCGATACATCCGACGACCTGGTGCTTGAATTCGCACGTACGGACGAGGAATGGCTTAAGATAAAAGAGATGCGGGACCTGAAAAAGATCTGGGACCTCTAA